Proteins from a genomic interval of Gossypium hirsutum isolate 1008001.06 chromosome A09, Gossypium_hirsutum_v2.1, whole genome shotgun sequence:
- the LOC107935145 gene encoding nuclear transcription factor Y subunit B-5 gives MAENAGTSGTTSNNGNNIGFKEQDQLLPIANVGRIMKQILPPNAKISKEAKETMQECASEFISFVTGEASEKCKKERRKTVNGDDICWALATLGLDDYAVPLKRYLLRYRELEGEQKPAANHDKVAIVDNCNVEDGDSMGPFI, from the coding sequence ATGGCCGAAAATGCTGGAACGAGTGGTACTACTTCAAACAACGGCAACAATATCGGCTTCAAAGAACAAGACCAGTTACTTCCCATAGCTAACGTCGGTCGTATAATGAAACAAATTCTCCCCCCAAATGCAAAAATCTCGAAAGAAGCCAAAGAAACTATGCAAGAATGTGCTTCAGAGTTCATTAGCTTCGTCACCGGAGAAGCATCGGAAAAGTGCAAGAAAGAACGGCGAAAGACCGTCAACGGAGACGACATTTGTTGGGCTTTAGCTACACTAGGTTTGGACGATTACGCTGTGCCGTTGAAAAGATACTTGCTTAGGTATAGAGAGCTTGAAGGTGAACAAAAACCAGCAGCAAATCATGATAAGGTCGCCATTGTTGATAATTGCAACGTTGAAGATGGTGATAGTATGGGGCCATTCATTTGA
- the LOC107935138 gene encoding flavonol sulfotransferase-like, producing MSLEMEFSTTSKPIPASGISPESPQKYVEEISQLPKEKGWRGLQELFLYKNFWLYPVFLEGALHARDHFQAQPTDIFLCSSMKTGTTWLKALSFTIATRGHLPTDDGSDMTTVSLRTAVPHDCIPFLEFNEYSTAVTGSEIPLFASHLPYTCLPKSIIDSDCKIAYICRDPKDTFVSMWFFLRKFVAGKNSTDVESFSSIDEAFELFCKGLSSHGPYWKHILGYWEASKRRPEKILFLKYEDLVEDTQLWVKKLAEFFGCPFSAEEEREGVVERVVKECSFESLRNLEVNRSGKHEKRGRAIENSAYFRKGVVGDWRNHLTDEMGKKIDVIMEEKLMGSGFTF from the exons ATGAGCTTAGAAATGGAGTTCTCCACCACCTCGAAACCGATTCCAGCATCCGGTATCTCGCCAGAATCCCCGCAAAAATACGTCGAAGAAATATCGCAACTccccaaagaaaaaggatggagaGGCTTGCAGGAACTTTTCTTGTACAAAAACTTTTGGCTCTACCCTGTCTTCTTAGAAGGAGCCCTCCATGCACGAGATCACTTCCAAGCACAGCCTACTGATATTTTCTTATGCAGCTCGATGAAAACCGGCACCACTTGGCTCAAGGCCTTGAGTTTCACGATCGCAACCAGGGGTCATCTTCCGACTGACGATGGCTCTGACATGACGACGGTCTCCCTTCGAACGGCGGTGCCTCACGATTGCATTCCTTTCTTGGAATTCAATGAGTACTCAACTGCGGTCACAG GGTCCGAAATCCCACTTTTTGCATCACATCTTCCATATACATGCTTGCCCAAATCCATAATCGATTCAGATTGTAAAATCGCATACATTTGCAGAGACCCCAAAGACACATTCGTCTCCATGTGGTTCTTCCTCCGTAAGTTCGTAGCTGGAAAAAACTCGACCGACGTCGAAAGCTTCTCCTCCATAGACGAAGCTTTTGAGTTGTTCTGCAAAGGCTTGTCTTCCCACGGACCTTATTGGAAACACATATTGGGGTATTGGGAAGCAAGCAAACGACGTCCCGAGAAGATTCTGTTCTTGAAATATGAAGACTTGGTGGAGGATACTCAGTTGTGGGTGAAGAAACTGGCGGAGTTCTTCGGTTGCCCGTTCTCGGCTGAGGAGGAGAGGGAAGGGGTGGTGGAAAGGGTGGTGAAGGAATGTAGCTTTGAGAGTTTGAGGAATTTGGAGGTGAATAGGAGTGGGAAACATGAGAAGCGTGGGAGGGCGATTGAGAATAGTGCGTATTTTAGGAAAGGTGTCGTTGGGGACTGGCGAAATCATTTGACTGATGAGATGGGGAAGAAGATTGATGTGATAATGGAGGAGAAGTTGATGGGTTCTGGATTTACATTCTGA
- the LOC107935158 gene encoding protein SRC2, protein MAFRTLDINVISAKGLKNVNLIDKMDVYAVVSLKGDSSKQKLKTLVHKDCGKTPNWNFPVKFTVDESLAKNNKLSIKFKIMCERIFGDKELGVVNVPVKELLDSPGDGGSMKFVSFQVRKPSGKPEGTLDFSYKFGDKVSEPVGKNKGDDHPHHQPVTAYPAAYVAAGSSSAVPYGGPGAYPPPPQGAGYGYPPPPPHAVAGCGGYPPQGPPPPGYGYPHPPPGYAYPPPPPGAYGYQPVQQPPKKNSKFGLGLGAGLVGGAIGGMLIGDMVSDAADYDGGFDGGFDF, encoded by the coding sequence ATGGCGTTTAGAACCTTAGATATCAACGTTATCTCTGCAAAAGGCTTGAAAAACGTCAACCTCATCGATAAAATGGACGTTTACGCCGTCGTTTCACTCAAGGGTGATTCATCGAAGCAAAAATTGAAGACGCTGGTGCATAAAGATTGTGGCAAAACCCCGAATTGGAATTTTCCGGTCAAGTTCACCGTCGATGAATCATTGGCTAAAAACAATAAGCTTAGCATCAAGTTCAAGATCATGTGTGAACGTATATTCGGTGATAAAGAACTTGGTGTAGTCAACGTTCCGGTCAAAGAGCTTTTGGATTCGCCGGGCGATGGTGGGTCAATGAAATTCGTTAGTTTTCAGGTGAGGAAACCGTCGGGGAAACCTGAAGGGACACTTGATTTTTCTTACAAGTTTGGGGACAAAGTTTCGGAGCCTGTCGGAAAGAATAAGGGTGACGATCATCCTCATCATCAGCCTGTTACTGCGTATCCAGCGGCGTATGTGGCGGCTGGATCGAGTTCTGCCGTTCCGTATGGTGGTCCGGGGGCTTATCCACCACCACCACAAGGTGCTGGGTATGGATACCCTCCTCCGCCGCCGCATGCAGTGGCGGGTTGTGGTGGGTATCCACCACAGGGACCGCCTCCGCCTGGGTATGGATATCCACATCCACCACCGGGGTATGCgtatcctcctccaccaccaGGGGCTTACGGGTACCAACCGGTGCAACAGCCACCGAAGAAGAATAGCAAGTTTGGATTGGGATTGGGTGCCGGGTTGGTTGGAGGAGCGATTGGTGGGATGTTGATCGGAGATATGGTGTCTGATGCGGCGGATTATGATGGCGGCTTTGACGGCGGCtttgatttttga
- the LOC107935107 gene encoding sucrose nonfermenting 4-like protein produces MFASDMNPARDAGRVTTVGTVLFPIQFTWPHGGRSVFLSGSFNRWTELVPMSQVEGCPNVFQAVYAVPLGCHEYKFFVDGEWRHDERQPHKTGEYGIVNTFDAIPIPAQVPLVHPRSEILNNMEVDNGLMHRVSAITLNQAMPRISEEDVTASRHRIAVYLQGHTAYELLPESGKVVALDVALPVKQAFHILSEQGIPLAPLWDFRKGKFVGVITASDFILILRELVNNRSNLTEEELETHSIAAWKEGKAYLKGQVDGHGRPIPKELIYASPSENLKDVALKILQSGVAIVPIIHLEDGLFPQLLHLASLAGILKCICRYVKHCPASLPILQLPIYAIPLGTWVPRIGESSSRPFAMLRLTASLSSALDMLVEAHVSSIPIVDDNDSLVDVYCRSDIMALAKGRAYTHNLNEMTVHQALQLGLDSNPPYGTRSQRCQMCLRTDTLLKVMEQLANPGVRRLVIVEAGSNRVEGIISLTDIFRFLLG; encoded by the exons ATGTTTGCTTCCGATATGAATCCGGCGAGAGATGCCGGCAGAGTAACCACCGTCGGTACGGTACTATTTCCAATTCAATTTACATGGCCTCATGGCGGGAGAAGTGTTTTCTTATCTGGTTCTTTCAATAG GTGGACGGAGCTGGTGCCAATGTCACAGGTTGAAGGTTGCCCTAATGTGTTTCAAGCTGTTTATGCTGTACCACTTGGTTGTCATGAG TACAAGTTCTTCGTTGATGGCGAATGGCGACATGATGAACGACAACCTCACAAAACTGGCGAATATGGTATAGTTAACACTTTTGACGCTATACCTATACCTGCTCAGGTCCCTTTAGTCCATCCTCGTTCGGAAATTCTGAATAACATGGAAGTGGATAATGGTCTCATG CATCGGGTTTCTGCCATTACGTTGAATCAAGCAATGCCTAGGATTTCGGAAGAGGATGTAACGGCCTCTCGTCATCGCATTGCTGTGTACTTACAAGGGCATACTGCTTACGAGTTACTACCTGAGTCAGGCAAG GTTGTTGCCTTGGATGTTGCTTTGCCTGTAAAACAAGCGTTTCATATTCTGTCCGAGCAG GGCATCCCTTTGGCTCCTCTTTGGGATTTCCGTAAAGGAAAGTTTGTTGGAGTTATTACTGCTTCGGATTTTATATTGATTCTGAGAGAG CTTGTAAATAATCGATCAAATTTGACGGAGGAAGAGCTCGAAACACACAGTATCGCTGCCTGGAAAGAAGGAAAGGCTTACTTGAAAGGACAAGTTGATGGGCACGGGAGACCGATTCCAAAGGAACTTATCTAT GCTAGCCCATCTGAGAATTTGAAGGACGtagctttaaaaattttgcaaagtgGAGTAGCTATAGTTCCTATAATTCATTTGGAAGATGGTTTGTTTCCCCAGCTATTACATCTCGCTTCTCTTGCCGGAATACTAAAAT GCATATGCAGGTATGTTAAACATTGTCCCGCCTCTTTGCCTATATTGCAATTACCGATATATGCAATCCCGCTTGGTACATGGGTTCCGAGAATCGGAGAATCCAGCAGTCGGCCGTTTGCGATGCTGAGACTTACTGCCTCTCTTAGTTCTGCATTAGATATGCTAGTTGAAG CTCATGTAAGTTCGATACCTATAGTTGATGATAATGACTCATTAGTGGATGTATATTGTCGGAG TGATATTATGGCTTTGGCTAAAGGCAGAGCTTATACGCATAATCTAAATGAAATGACTGTTCATCAG GCATTGCAATTGGGACTAGACTCGAACCCTCCTTACGGGACAAGAAGTCAGAGATGTCAAATGTGTTTGCGTACTGATACGTTGCTTAAAGTGATGGAACAATTAGCAAACCCTG GTGTTAGACGGCTTGTTATTGTGGAAGCCGGAAGTAACCGTGTAGAAGGCATCATCTCACTCACGGACATTTTCAGGTTCTTACTCGGTTAG